From the Rhodothalassiaceae bacterium genome, one window contains:
- a CDS encoding acetylhydrolase — MDARGHPHALDPELARLLAEVELRAGQLSRRHPDRVALARALTRWLMRTCAPRVPSPVGVELLSIRTGCGDVPLRLYRPGAKPAGRPVPLVLFFHGGGWMAGSAEDYDPFVRTLCALTQLPFASVDYRLAPENPFPAAHQDCLRAAEWVFAHAHEIGVQREAVMVMGDSAGAALAAATAWRLARRGRGRFRRAYLLYPFLDLRGDHGRHPSRLAYGDGRFLISVDDLAHSADTYLRRAGRAEQAIVSPLLLPELSLLPPTTLIIAGFDPLADEAKAFASRLVDAGVETTGKLFPTAIHGFLPFGDLAIARVGRAWLAGRVRGDLAADECGDGASRSEEAGVPP; from the coding sequence ATGGACGCGCGCGGTCATCCCCACGCTCTTGATCCGGAGCTCGCCCGTCTTCTTGCCGAGGTCGAGCTCCGGGCCGGGCAGCTGAGCCGGCGGCATCCGGACCGGGTGGCTCTTGCGCGGGCGCTGACGCGCTGGTTGATGCGGACTTGCGCGCCTCGCGTCCCGTCGCCGGTGGGTGTCGAGCTTCTGTCGATCCGCACGGGATGCGGGGATGTTCCGCTTCGGCTGTACCGCCCGGGGGCGAAGCCGGCGGGCCGACCGGTTCCGCTCGTTCTCTTCTTTCATGGCGGGGGGTGGATGGCGGGCTCGGCCGAAGACTATGACCCCTTCGTCAGGACGCTGTGCGCGCTGACGCAGCTGCCGTTCGCGAGCGTCGACTATCGTCTCGCCCCGGAAAATCCCTTTCCCGCGGCCCACCAGGACTGTCTGCGTGCGGCCGAGTGGGTTTTCGCCCACGCGCACGAGATCGGTGTTCAGCGGGAGGCGGTGATGGTGATGGGCGACAGCGCCGGCGCCGCCCTGGCCGCCGCAACCGCCTGGCGGCTCGCTCGGCGCGGCCGCGGGCGCTTCCGCCGCGCCTACCTGCTCTACCCCTTTCTCGACCTGCGCGGTGATCACGGCCGCCATCCTTCCCGCCTCGCCTACGGGGACGGCCGTTTCCTCATTTCCGTGGACGATCTCGCGCATTCGGCCGACACCTATCTGCGCCGCGCGGGCCGCGCCGAGCAGGCGATCGTCTCGCCCCTGCTTCTCCCGGAGCTTTCCCTGCTTCCTCCGACGACCCTCATCATCGCCGGCTTCGATCCGCTGGCCGATGAGGCGAAGGCCTTCGCAAGCAGACTCGTGGATGCGGGTGTCGAGACGACGGGAAAGCTCTTTCCGACCGCCATTCACGGATTCCTGCCATTCGGCGATCTGGCCATCGCGCGCGTCGGCCGCGCCTGGCTTGCCGGCCGGGTCAGGGGCGACCTAGCTGCCGACGAATGCGGAGATGGGGCGTCACGATCAGAGGAGGCAGGGGTGCCGCCATGA
- a CDS encoding transcriptional regulator, whose translation MAEFRAASTAGEPIVWPVDPALIGLLHRRLAAEGIDLRDLLARCAREQGRRPPLQSPPVLGLADYFFLMERVACETGDETLLLSQRPLVAGTFHFVLSRTRRADTLADTLKDMADSFNYLHGGPYNTVANRDGVIKYAIDNTKFPYKERLSSAESNSLMECILILMHNLFSFICQTNLDDYLLAVWTKRKHDPDSPVPGHLGIFTQRICWGRPAYALLYKAEAGLLSPSVQLKDLPKPHAIYGVIASIIRERESGGVWHRSWTGRVRAALHRGCTSLEDVAAALHVAPRTLRRHLRSEGARFRQLRAELTNERARLLLAQGWSVDRVAEDLGYADTRSFRRAFVSWNGMTPAAFRTRV comes from the coding sequence ATGGCAGAGTTCAGAGCAGCGTCCACCGCTGGAGAGCCAATCGTCTGGCCGGTGGACCCGGCTCTGATCGGGCTCCTCCATCGCAGGCTGGCGGCGGAAGGCATCGACCTTCGGGATCTTCTCGCACGATGCGCACGTGAACAGGGCCGCCGCCCGCCCCTGCAAAGCCCTCCGGTGCTGGGCCTTGCGGATTATTTCTTTCTGATGGAGCGTGTCGCCTGCGAGACCGGTGACGAAACACTCCTGCTCTCGCAGCGGCCGCTGGTAGCCGGAACCTTTCACTTCGTGCTGTCACGCACGCGCCGGGCCGACACCCTTGCCGACACCCTGAAGGACATGGCGGACAGCTTCAACTATCTTCATGGCGGGCCTTACAATACGGTTGCGAACAGGGACGGCGTCATCAAATATGCCATCGACAATACGAAATTTCCATACAAAGAGAGACTATCCAGTGCCGAATCTAATAGTCTTATGGAATGCATTCTCATTCTTATGCACAATCTATTTTCGTTCATATGCCAAACAAATCTCGACGACTACCTCCTGGCCGTATGGACCAAGCGCAAGCATGATCCCGACAGTCCGGTGCCGGGTCATCTCGGGATCTTCACGCAGCGCATCTGCTGGGGGCGGCCGGCCTACGCCCTGCTGTACAAGGCGGAAGCCGGACTGCTCAGTCCGTCGGTGCAGCTGAAGGATCTGCCGAAGCCGCATGCCATCTATGGCGTGATCGCTTCCATCATTCGCGAGCGGGAATCGGGCGGCGTCTGGCACAGGAGCTGGACGGGCCGCGTGCGCGCCGCGCTGCACCGGGGCTGCACCAGTCTCGAAGATGTGGCGGCGGCGCTGCATGTCGCGCCGCGCACCCTGCGGCGGCATCTGCGATCCGAGGGCGCGCGGTTCCGCCAGTTGCGGGCGGAGCTGACCAACGAGCGGGCGCGCCTTCTGCTCGCCCAGGGCTGGAGCGTCGATCGCGTCGCGGAAGACTTGGGTTACGCCGATACCCGCAGCTTCCGCCGCGCCTTCGTCTCATGGAACGGCATGACGCCTGCCGCCTTCCGGACCCGCGTCTGA
- a CDS encoding LacI family transcriptional regulator: MTIRRVAEEAGVSVATASRVLNRKPGVDPEKRARVLAVMRRLEYRPSRLARELSLGRAQRIGFNFGFGNPLARHYALVRDLLYRELFGRGFQLEVIETDARGLPARLADAFILGSVLDEDPRIAFLKERGIPFVALGPADGCFWALSDEYAGGRLAGEHLVKLGHREILFVTGGVRRRGLPGAHLLTFASHERQRGFADALAAAGLELPASHVVNGQFTELGGYLAVRDALRAGLRFSAIFALSDEMAIGALVALEETGLDVPRDVSVIGFDDLPGYGEHLTTIRQDREGLVHAVAELLAEAIEGGQPHGRFIPVELMVRGTTAQYRPPTTAGRSRETTIGMRSDRKEAGGP, encoded by the coding sequence CGATCCGCCGGGTTGCGGAAGAAGCGGGGGTGTCGGTTGCGACCGCTAGCCGCGTGCTGAACCGCAAGCCCGGCGTCGATCCGGAAAAGCGCGCGCGCGTCCTGGCCGTGATGCGGCGGCTGGAATATCGCCCGTCCCGCCTCGCCCGCGAACTTTCCCTCGGGCGGGCTCAGCGGATCGGATTCAATTTCGGATTCGGCAACCCGCTGGCCCGGCACTACGCGCTGGTGCGCGACCTGCTCTATCGCGAACTGTTCGGTCGCGGCTTTCAGCTCGAAGTGATAGAGACCGATGCGCGCGGCCTGCCGGCCCGTCTCGCGGATGCGTTCATTCTGGGATCTGTCCTCGACGAGGATCCCCGCATCGCGTTTCTGAAGGAGCGGGGCATTCCCTTCGTGGCCCTGGGTCCGGCCGACGGCTGCTTCTGGGCCCTGTCCGACGAGTATGCCGGCGGACGGCTGGCCGGCGAGCATCTCGTCAAGCTGGGACATCGCGAGATCCTCTTCGTCACCGGGGGCGTCAGACGCCGCGGTCTGCCGGGGGCGCATCTGCTGACCTTCGCCTCGCACGAGCGCCAGCGCGGGTTTGCGGACGCCCTTGCCGCCGCAGGCCTCGAGCTGCCGGCGAGCCATGTGGTCAACGGCCAGTTCACCGAGCTCGGCGGCTATCTTGCGGTACGCGATGCGTTGCGGGCGGGTCTTCGCTTCAGCGCCATCTTTGCGCTGTCCGACGAGATGGCCATCGGCGCGCTCGTGGCGCTGGAGGAGACCGGGCTCGACGTGCCGCGCGACGTCTCGGTCATCGGTTTCGACGATCTGCCCGGCTACGGCGAGCATCTGACGACCATCCGCCAGGACCGCGAGGGACTGGTGCATGCGGTGGCCGAGCTTCTTGCCGAGGCGATCGAGGGCGGGCAGCCCCACGGCCGCTTCATCCCCGTGGAGCTGATGGTGCGGGGAACGACGGCCCAGTATCGTCCGCCGACGACGGCCGGGCGGAGCCGGGAGACGACCATCGGGATGCGGTCGGACAGGAAGGAGGCCGGCGGACCATGA
- a CDS encoding flagellar motor protein MotB, translated as MRRARGEGEDISWPGFVDALSTLLLVLVFLLSLFALSQFFLGNVLSGRDKALAELRAQLAQMSEMLSLEKRTSEELRRNLAELTASLQAAEGERDALKKALEAAKEKESAASARLADLERKAAEQERRIHELETELGARDETLAQERARSARQRSQIVELQAALAALREQLARLEAALEAAEKKDKEQQAIIADLGRRLNVALAQKVEELAGYRSEFFGRLRQILGDRPDIRVVGDRFVLQAELLFPTASAEIGPEGREELRKVAAVLKQIATEIPPDIDWILRVDGHTDRRPIHTPQFRDNWDLSAARAVAVVRFLISEGVPPGRLAAAAFAQYQPVAEGDDPESLARNRRIEFRFTQR; from the coding sequence ATGAGACGCGCGCGCGGCGAGGGCGAGGACATAAGCTGGCCCGGCTTCGTGGACGCCCTGTCCACGCTGCTGCTCGTGCTCGTCTTCCTGCTGTCGCTGTTCGCGCTGTCCCAGTTCTTCCTCGGCAACGTCCTCTCCGGCCGCGACAAGGCGCTGGCCGAGCTCAGGGCCCAGCTCGCGCAGATGTCCGAGATGCTCAGTCTCGAGAAACGCACGAGCGAGGAATTGCGGCGCAATCTCGCCGAGCTGACCGCCAGCCTCCAGGCCGCCGAAGGCGAGCGCGATGCGCTGAAGAAGGCGCTCGAGGCCGCAAAGGAAAAGGAAAGCGCGGCCTCGGCCCGCCTGGCCGATCTGGAGCGGAAGGCGGCCGAGCAGGAACGCCGCATCCACGAGCTCGAGACCGAGCTGGGGGCGCGCGACGAGACGCTCGCGCAAGAGCGCGCACGCTCCGCCCGCCAGCGCAGCCAGATCGTGGAGCTGCAGGCGGCGCTGGCCGCCCTGCGCGAGCAGCTCGCCCGGCTCGAGGCGGCGCTCGAGGCCGCGGAGAAGAAGGACAAGGAACAGCAGGCGATCATCGCCGACCTCGGCCGCCGCCTCAATGTCGCGCTCGCCCAGAAGGTGGAGGAGCTGGCCGGCTACCGCTCGGAGTTCTTCGGCCGGCTGCGGCAGATCCTGGGGGATCGTCCGGACATCCGCGTCGTCGGCGACCGCTTCGTGCTTCAGGCCGAGCTGCTGTTCCCGACGGCAAGCGCCGAGATCGGCCCCGAAGGCCGCGAGGAGCTGCGCAAGGTCGCCGCCGTATTGAAGCAGATCGCCACCGAGATCCCGCCCGACATCGACTGGATCCTGCGCGTCGACGGCCACACTGACCGGCGGCCGATCCATACGCCGCAGTTCCGTGACAACTGGGATCTCTCCGCGGCGCGCGCGGTGGCCGTCGTGCGGTTTCTGATCAGCGAGGGCGTGCCACCCGGCCGCCTGGCGGCGGCCGCCTTCGCCCAGTACCAGCCGGTCGCCGAGGGCGACGACCCCGAATCGCTCGCCCGCAACCGCCGCATCGAGTTCCGCTTCACCCAGCGCTGA
- a CDS encoding TonB-dependent receptor, producing the protein MMVNGWTRGTEAEGADGGEARLRRCVLAALMLSAASISWTYVARAGGDDEPSARELEQERPAQDSAGGVQRESAPELEEIVVTARRYREALFRVPGSVSAFSEDQLGQLQATDMRRVQYAVPNFYFERSDSSNAIVYLRGIGQNDSLPFVEPGVAVYVDDVYMARSQAAFIELFDVERIEVLRGPQGTLYGRNSPGGAVKLITRQPGDELEAHVEVGTGRFGLATTNLRVMGPLTGDGRLKGKIAATATHRNGFFRNVVEGGHDGDTALGAWRAELVWDPRPELSISFTSDGKIERPKRSLTPIRKTPLTVFPDPVGDPAKAITFPPTEDAFGTPYVVEGTANDFADLTSYGFTLHLRWDFARDWTLYWIASHRELDWDLLLDADDTPFADLDIPVFEHDRQTTSEIRLNYGGARRLRFTGGVYYFHDFDRVLAGFDDLNAPFTFNGITIPIFLVGVPSSGYGESRQRTDSFAVFGDLTFELAADTEIEFGLRYTYDEKRMRRRNEFFFNPDLFLSRDFPPFLAGLGFPGENLLGKKDFDAFTPRVVIRHDVDEDNIVYASVSRGFKSGGFPGRAFDSIGFRPFAPERVWTFEGGIKGRTSDRRLSYALAYFYNRYRDLQLNGFGQDPNTGRFVSLFTNAAQARIQGVEATATAQLLPGLTFEGSAGFLDADYKKFFTLVRGVLTDVSNRRLPNSPKWTGFLGATYDAPIAGGWSLRLHVDAAYRGDHANETTDSPNLAVKKVVFLNALASVVTEDGRWELRFGATNLTDRARAAQSFNTSEFSGVETAFMGPPRLWELRLIWRR; encoded by the coding sequence ATGATGGTGAACGGCTGGACTCGCGGGACGGAGGCAGAAGGGGCGGACGGCGGGGAGGCGCGGCTTCGGCGGTGCGTACTGGCGGCACTGATGCTATCGGCCGCTTCCATCTCCTGGACTTACGTGGCGCGTGCGGGCGGCGATGACGAGCCGTCGGCCCGCGAGCTGGAGCAGGAGCGGCCGGCGCAGGATTCCGCCGGCGGAGTACAGCGGGAGTCCGCTCCCGAGCTGGAGGAGATCGTCGTCACGGCCCGGCGGTATCGGGAGGCTCTCTTCCGGGTCCCCGGGTCGGTGTCGGCCTTTTCCGAGGACCAGCTCGGGCAGCTCCAGGCCACCGACATGCGCCGCGTGCAGTACGCGGTGCCGAACTTCTATTTCGAGCGCAGCGACTCCTCGAACGCCATCGTGTATTTGCGCGGAATCGGCCAGAATGATTCGCTGCCCTTCGTCGAGCCGGGCGTCGCCGTCTATGTGGACGACGTCTACATGGCGCGCAGCCAGGCAGCCTTCATCGAATTGTTCGACGTGGAGCGGATCGAGGTCCTGCGCGGGCCGCAGGGCACGCTCTACGGGAGGAACTCCCCCGGCGGCGCCGTCAAGCTGATCACGAGGCAGCCCGGCGACGAGCTCGAGGCCCATGTCGAGGTCGGAACGGGCCGATTTGGCCTTGCCACCACGAATCTGCGGGTGATGGGGCCGCTGACCGGCGACGGCCGGCTCAAGGGCAAGATCGCTGCCACGGCGACCCATCGCAATGGGTTCTTCCGCAACGTCGTCGAAGGCGGCCACGACGGCGATACCGCCCTTGGCGCTTGGCGGGCCGAGCTGGTGTGGGACCCCAGGCCCGAGCTTTCCATCTCCTTTACGAGCGACGGCAAGATCGAACGGCCGAAGCGGTCGCTCACCCCCATCCGCAAGACGCCGCTGACGGTATTTCCCGATCCCGTGGGCGATCCCGCGAAGGCCATCACCTTTCCGCCGACGGAAGACGCGTTCGGCACGCCCTATGTCGTGGAGGGCACGGCCAACGACTTCGCCGATCTGACCTCCTACGGCTTCACCCTGCATCTGAGATGGGATTTCGCTCGCGACTGGACCCTCTACTGGATCGCTTCCCACCGCGAGCTCGACTGGGACCTGCTTCTGGACGCGGATGACACTCCTTTTGCGGACCTGGACATCCCCGTCTTCGAGCACGATCGGCAGACGACCAGCGAGATCCGTCTGAACTACGGAGGAGCGCGGCGTCTCCGGTTCACGGGCGGAGTCTATTACTTTCATGACTTCGACAGGGTTCTTGCCGGCTTTGACGATCTCAATGCGCCGTTTACCTTCAACGGCATCACGATACCCATCTTTCTTGTCGGCGTGCCGTCGAGCGGGTACGGGGAAAGCCGGCAGAGGACGGACTCGTTCGCCGTCTTCGGTGATCTCACCTTCGAGCTCGCGGCGGACACGGAAATCGAATTCGGTCTGCGCTACACCTACGACGAAAAACGCATGCGCCGGCGCAACGAGTTCTTTTTCAACCCGGATCTGTTTCTGAGCCGGGATTTTCCGCCGTTTCTGGCCGGACTGGGGTTTCCGGGCGAAAATCTGCTCGGAAAGAAGGACTTCGACGCCTTCACGCCGCGGGTCGTCATCCGTCATGACGTGGACGAGGACAACATCGTCTACGCTTCCGTTTCGCGCGGGTTCAAAAGCGGCGGTTTTCCGGGCCGCGCCTTCGACTCCATCGGCTTCAGGCCCTTCGCGCCGGAGCGCGTGTGGACCTTCGAAGGGGGAATCAAGGGACGCACGTCCGATCGCCGGCTGAGCTACGCGCTGGCCTACTTCTACAACAGATACCGCGATTTGCAGCTCAACGGTTTCGGGCAGGATCCGAACACGGGCCGCTTCGTCTCGCTCTTTACCAATGCGGCCCAGGCGCGCATTCAGGGGGTGGAGGCCACGGCAACGGCACAGCTGCTGCCCGGTCTCACGTTTGAGGGATCGGCCGGCTTTCTTGATGCGGACTACAAGAAGTTCTTCACTCTGGTGCGCGGCGTGCTCACGGATGTCAGCAACCGTCGGCTGCCGAACTCGCCCAAATGGACGGGGTTCCTGGGCGCCACATATGACGCGCCGATCGCCGGCGGCTGGAGCCTCCGCCTGCACGTGGATGCCGCCTATCGCGGCGACCACGCGAACGAGACGACCGATTCGCCCAATCTCGCGGTCAAGAAGGTCGTCTTCCTCAACGCGCTCGCGTCGGTCGTGACGGAGGACGGGCGCTGGGAACTGCGCTTCGGCGCCACCAATCTGACGGACAGGGCGCGTGCGGCCCAGAGCTTCAACACGTCGGAATTTTCTGGTGTCGAGACCGCTTTCATGGGGCCGCCCCGGTTGTGGGAGCTGCGCCTGATATGGCGGCGCTAG
- a CDS encoding nicotinate-nucleotide pyrophosphorylase [carboxylating], producing MARAAATAAEVSAVLPEDLGVFGARADFPLARGALAALVAEALAEDLGPGDVTSAAVVPEDARMRVVMRAREPLVLAGLPLAAACFAARDAHAAITAHAGDGAELRAGGVALEVEARARAVLEAERTALNFVCHLSGVATLARRFVDAVAGTRARILDTRKTLPLYRALQKYATRCGGAMNHRMGLHDAMLIKDNHIAVAGGLEAAVEAARRAGHRDIEVECDTLEQVRAALALGVSRILLDNMTTDELRQAVALAGGRAVLEASGGVRLETVRAIAETGVDFISIGRLTMSAPAVDLGLDALAAD from the coding sequence ATGGCGCGTGCGGCGGCGACGGCGGCGGAAGTTTCGGCCGTTCTTCCCGAGGATCTCGGCGTCTTCGGCGCGCGGGCCGACTTTCCGCTGGCGCGCGGGGCGCTCGCCGCGCTCGTCGCCGAGGCGCTCGCCGAGGACCTCGGCCCGGGCGATGTCACGAGTGCGGCGGTGGTGCCGGAGGACGCGCGCATGCGCGTCGTGATGCGGGCGCGCGAGCCGCTGGTGCTGGCGGGCCTGCCCCTTGCGGCCGCCTGCTTCGCCGCCCGAGACGCGCATGCGGCGATCACCGCGCATGCGGGCGACGGGGCGGAGCTTCGGGCCGGCGGCGTCGCACTCGAAGTCGAGGCGCGCGCGCGTGCGGTGCTGGAGGCCGAGCGCACGGCCCTCAACTTCGTCTGCCATCTTTCCGGGGTCGCGACGCTTGCGCGGCGCTTCGTCGATGCGGTCGCGGGCACGCGGGCGCGGATCCTCGACACCCGCAAGACCCTGCCGCTCTACCGCGCGCTCCAGAAATACGCGACCCGCTGCGGCGGGGCGATGAACCACCGCATGGGGCTTCATGACGCGATGCTGATCAAGGACAACCACATCGCCGTCGCCGGCGGGCTCGAGGCGGCGGTGGAAGCCGCGCGCCGCGCCGGCCACCGGGACATCGAGGTGGAATGCGACACCCTGGAGCAGGTCCGCGCGGCGCTGGCGCTCGGCGTCTCCCGCATCCTCCTCGACAACATGACCACCGACGAGCTCCGCCAAGCCGTCGCGCTCGCGGGTGGACGGGCGGTGCTGGAGGCATCCGGTGGCGTGCGGCTCGAGACCGTGCGCGCCATCGCCGAGACGGGGGTGGACTTCATCTCCATCGGCCGCCTGACGATGAGCGCGCCGGCGGTCGATCTCGGCCTCGATGCGCTCGCGGCGGACTGA
- a CDS encoding flagellar motor protein MotA: MTDVERYARRMGIFVVAALGLAVLLAGELFSAFVSNAYLNGTILAVLVFGIVFQFRQVLALAPELRWLDSDARRREEEGATPQPKPRLLAAVAQLIADHPPGRGPMPITAATERSLIEGVESRLDEGREIGRYLTRLLVFLGLLGTFWGLLSVLAAIGQTISGLSVETSDVGLLFESLKAGLERPLGGMAVAFSSSLFGLGGSLVLGFLDLQTSQAQRAFLRRFEDWLRTHTRLVAGAGTAGEEGAAGGSAYLAALIEQLADHLERMEAHAAEDRRLRESREKMLAELRDHLAALHAEAEAGREALHAIRDVTVSELRTLAGLAEGLAARKPATDPELKAQLARIEQALGDLAADIRSGREALADSLRDDLRLLARTVAKALEAARRPGGADDGAGGPQP, from the coding sequence ATGACGGATGTCGAACGCTACGCCCGGCGCATGGGCATCTTCGTGGTCGCGGCACTCGGGCTTGCCGTGCTGCTGGCCGGAGAGCTGTTTTCCGCCTTCGTCTCGAACGCCTATCTGAACGGCACGATTCTCGCCGTCCTCGTCTTCGGCATCGTGTTCCAGTTCCGCCAGGTGCTCGCGCTCGCGCCCGAGCTGAGGTGGCTCGACTCGGACGCCCGCCGGCGCGAAGAGGAGGGGGCGACGCCGCAGCCGAAGCCGCGTCTGCTTGCGGCGGTGGCCCAGCTCATCGCCGATCATCCCCCCGGGCGCGGGCCGATGCCGATCACGGCCGCGACCGAGCGGTCGCTGATCGAGGGCGTCGAATCGCGGCTGGACGAGGGGCGCGAGATCGGCCGCTATCTCACCCGCCTGCTCGTCTTCCTCGGCCTGCTCGGGACCTTCTGGGGGCTGCTGTCGGTGCTGGCGGCGATCGGCCAGACGATCTCGGGACTGTCGGTGGAGACCAGCGATGTCGGCCTCCTGTTCGAGAGCCTGAAGGCGGGGCTGGAGCGGCCGCTGGGCGGCATGGCGGTGGCCTTCTCCTCCTCGCTCTTCGGTCTCGGCGGGTCGCTCGTGCTCGGCTTCCTCGATCTGCAGACGAGCCAGGCCCAGCGGGCCTTCCTGCGCCGCTTCGAGGACTGGCTGCGCACCCACACCCGCCTCGTGGCCGGTGCCGGCACCGCCGGCGAGGAAGGAGCCGCGGGCGGGAGCGCGTATCTGGCCGCGCTCATCGAGCAGCTCGCCGACCATCTCGAGCGCATGGAGGCCCATGCCGCCGAGGACCGGCGTCTGCGCGAGAGCCGCGAGAAGATGCTGGCCGAGCTCAGGGACCATCTCGCCGCCCTGCATGCGGAGGCCGAGGCCGGGCGCGAGGCGCTCCATGCCATCCGCGACGTCACCGTCTCCGAGCTCAGGACTCTCGCGGGGCTGGCCGAAGGTCTCGCCGCCCGCAAGCCCGCCACCGATCCCGAGCTCAAAGCCCAGCTTGCGCGCATCGAGCAGGCGCTCGGCGATCTCGCCGCCGACATCCGCAGCGGCCGCGAGGCGCTGGCGGACAGCCTGCGCGACGATCTGAGACTGCTCGCCCGCACGGTGGCCAAGGCGCTGGAGGCCGCACGCCGGCCGGGCGGCGCCGATGACGGGGCAGGCGGACCGCAGCCATGA
- a CDS encoding transporter, with amino-acid sequence MNILTAWLIPAVVMVVMFSMGLALRLRDFLAVARAPKAFALGLVAQLVVLPLLGFAVAALTAPDPRLAVGLVIIAASPGGPMSNFLTHLARADTALSISLTATTSLASMVTLPLIVSAGLAVFMGSEAPPISVADTILAVTAMTLVPVSSGMAIAGMWPRVAARIEPWARRIALICFVGLIVAAIAVDWERVVHYTGAVAPLVVLLNIAAMGAAYGLALAVRLPPARAIAITIECGIQNGSLAMFVGATLLHDELMMLPGAAYGVLMFPTAFAFIAWVVRRERAKARAARELAG; translated from the coding sequence GTGAACATCCTCACCGCCTGGCTCATCCCCGCCGTCGTGATGGTGGTGATGTTTTCGATGGGGCTCGCGCTCCGTCTGCGCGACTTCCTCGCCGTCGCGCGCGCGCCGAAGGCCTTCGCCCTCGGGCTTGTCGCGCAGCTTGTCGTCCTGCCGCTTCTGGGATTTGCCGTCGCGGCGCTGACCGCGCCGGACCCGCGGCTTGCGGTCGGTCTCGTGATCATCGCCGCCTCCCCGGGCGGGCCGATGTCGAACTTCCTCACCCATCTCGCGCGGGCCGATACGGCGCTCTCGATCTCGCTCACCGCCACCACCTCCCTTGCCAGCATGGTGACATTGCCGCTCATCGTGAGCGCCGGTCTTGCGGTGTTCATGGGCAGCGAAGCCCCTCCCATCTCGGTGGCCGACACCATTCTCGCGGTCACCGCGATGACGCTCGTTCCCGTCTCCTCCGGCATGGCCATCGCGGGGATGTGGCCCCGCGTGGCGGCGCGCATCGAGCCGTGGGCGCGGCGGATCGCGCTCATCTGCTTCGTCGGGCTGATCGTGGCCGCGATCGCCGTAGACTGGGAGCGGGTCGTGCATTACACGGGCGCGGTGGCGCCGCTCGTCGTTCTGCTCAACATCGCGGCGATGGGCGCGGCCTACGGGCTGGCGCTCGCCGTCCGCCTGCCGCCCGCGCGTGCCATCGCCATCACCATCGAATGCGGCATCCAGAACGGCTCGCTCGCCATGTTCGTGGGCGCCACGCTGCTTCATGACGAGCTCATGATGCTGCCCGGTGCGGCCTATGGCGTGCTGATGTTCCCGACGGCCTTCGCCTTCATCGCCTGGGTCGTCCGGCGCGAGCGCGCGAAGGCGCGGGCCGCGCGCGAGCTTGCCGGCTGA
- a CDS encoding mannose-6-phosphate isomerase, which produces MTNSYEVGASDERPWGRWTVLDVGEGFAVKRIEVHPGHRLSLQRHRHRAEDWILVQGEAVVRVGDEEMRLKAPARVHIPVGSLHQIANPGAGTMVFIEVQTGPVLDEADIERISDDYGRV; this is translated from the coding sequence ATGACCAACAGCTACGAGGTCGGCGCATCCGACGAGCGGCCATGGGGGCGCTGGACGGTGCTGGATGTCGGCGAGGGGTTCGCCGTCAAGCGCATCGAGGTGCACCCCGGCCACCGCCTCTCCCTCCAGCGCCACAGGCATCGCGCGGAGGACTGGATCCTCGTCCAGGGCGAGGCCGTGGTGCGGGTCGGTGACGAGGAGATGCGGCTGAAGGCGCCCGCGCGCGTTCACATCCCCGTCGGCAGCCTGCACCAGATCGCCAATCCCGGGGCCGGCACCATGGTCTTCATCGAGGTGCAGACGGGCCCGGTCCTCGACGAGGCCGACATCGAGCGCATCAGCGACGACTACGGCCGGGTGTGA